The Anastrepha ludens isolate Willacy chromosome 2, idAnaLude1.1, whole genome shotgun sequence genome contains a region encoding:
- the LOC128863386 gene encoding uncharacterized protein LOC128863386, with product MSSNTEDFNADELQAPEWINDDFFLKVLTSCEGKDSKIKVRSAKISPASMKGDHYASVMFRAQLDYELEGVRKSKSVIMKTMPENDGHKKEMLGKTDIFEKEIIMYTEVLPRFEKILRAVGDDTVLKAPCLYHALKPKKIIVFEDLVPKGYEVVRGRPLNVDEVKAAYAKLAKWHAISYKINLEEPHYFDKFERGMLSMSNIAEERFVTDGITNFVNMLRQTPSLHEYLPYFEALEPKLLEKCRASFVEFREAPQPNSQYVLCHGDFHSKNMMFKHNKETGALVDVLLLDFQIGYVGPIVNDLIYSLYCILDANLRLQFPAFLYSYFTNFIDTLKKIGFRGPLPTITQLHAQHRRHKCFEFFLLTTFLPMWFALEEKTEVEALMTSEEFRRNMYKSKGYVEYLEEHLPRFLHLGYFDD from the exons ATGTCCTCCAATACAGAAGACTTCAATGCCGACGAATTGCAGGCGCCAGAATGGATCAATGACGATTTCTTCTTAAAAGTCTTGACAAGCTGTGAAGGCAAAGACAGTAAAATAAAAGTGCGTAGTGCAAAAATTTCGCCAGCCTCCATGAAGGGTGATCACTATGCCAGTGTAATGTTTCGCGCGCAACTGGACTATGAATTGGAGGGCGTGCGCAAGTCCAAATCTGTGATTATGAAAACGATGCCCGAAAACGACGGACACAAGAAGGAAATGTTAGGCAAGACGGATATTTTCGAAAAAGAGATCATCATGTACACGGAAGTGTTACCACGATTCGAAAAGATTTTGCGCGCCGTGGGCGATGATACAGTGCTCAAGGCACC CTGTTTATATCACGCTTTGAAGCCGAAGAAAATAATTGTCTTCGAAGACTTAGTGCCTAAGGGCTATGAAGTGGTGCGAGGCCGCCCACTCAACGTGGACGAAGTGAAGGCCGCGTATGCCAAGTTGGCCAAGTGGCATGCCATAAGTTACAAAATCAATTTGGAG GAGCCGCACTATTTTGACAAGTTCGAGCGTGGCATGCTCAGTATGTCCAACATAGCAGAGGAGCGTTTCGTAACAGATGGCATTACGAACTTCGTTAATATGCTTCGACAAACACCTTCGCTACATGAATATTTGCCATACTTTGAGGCCCTAGAGCCgaaacttttagaaaaatgtcgtGCATCGTTCGTTGAGTTTCGTGAAGCACCTCAACCGAATTCGCAGTATGTGCTTTGTCATGGTGActttcattccaaaaatatgaTGTTTAAGCATAACAAAGAAACTGGCGCATTGGTGGATGTTTTGCTCTTGGATTTTCAAATCGGCTATGTTGGTCCCATTGTGAACGATTTGATATATTCACTTTACTGCATTTTGGATGCAAATCTGCGCTTGCAATTTCCAGCTTTTTTGTACAGTTATTTCACCAATTTCAtcgatactttaaaaaaaattggtttcagGGGCCCACTGCCGACCATCACACAACTACATGCACAGCACAGACGCCACAAGTGCTTCG AGTTCTTCCTTTTAACCACTTTTTTGCCTATGTGGTTCGCATTGGAAGAAAAGACCGAGGTTGAAGCGCTGATGACGTCCGAAGAATTTCGTCGCAATATGTACAAGTCAAAGGGCTACGTGGAGTATTTGGAGGAACATTTGCCGCGTTTCTTGCACTTGGGTTACTTTGATGATTAA
- the LOC128856499 gene encoding uncharacterized protein LOC128856499 has product MAPNTEHFNNDELQPPEWLNDEFFLKVLYNCEVTAKANGLQLIQTKISPASQKGDHYASIMFRAALDYRLNDVVKSRSLIIKTMPEMEGHKKEMVSESHIFETEIGMYAEVLPRLERILREAGDDTVLKAACLYHSLSPKKVIVFEDIVPLGYEVIRGRFVNIEELKLAYAKLAKLHATSYKINKEEPHYFDKYCNSMFDMPNIMEDEMMTSGISNFIDFLNETPALRQYVPYFEPFRKNLLQKCLAGFHELRDAPKADGYYAMCHGDFHGKNMMFKHDPVTGKCEDVMLLDYQVSYVGPIVNDLLYSQYLLLDADLRKIYPEILHHYFTVFASTLKKIGFQGEMPKLVRLRQQLLEHKHYELFLATSVLPMVYAFQDPKTDLNDLMTSNDYRRTLYHAKVYTDELHELLPKLLHLGYFED; this is encoded by the exons ATGGCACCCAATACAGAGCATTTCAATAACGATGAGCTGCAACCCCCGGAATGGTTGAACGATGAGTTCTTCCTGAAAGTGTTATACAACTGTGAAGTCACAGCAAAGGCAAATGGTTTGCAGCTGATCCAAACGAAAATATCGCCGGCTTCGCAGAAAGGCGATCACTATGCGAGTATTATGTTTCGTGCGGCCCTGGATTACCGGCTGAATGATGTAGTTAAAAGCAGATCTTTGATTATCAAAACAATGCCCGAGATGGAGGGGCACAAGAAGGAAATGGTGAGCGAATCACATATTTTCGAGACGGAAATTGGAATGTACGCGGAAGTGCTGCCGCGTCTTGAGCGCATTTTGAGAGAGGCTGGCGACGATACGGTGCTAAAGGCAGC atGTTTATATCACTCGCTAAGTCCGAAAAAGGTAATCGTTTTTGAGGACATTGTGCCGCTGGGCTATGAGGTTATACGTGGCCGTTTCGTTAATATCGAAGAACTAAAATTGGCTTATGCTAAGCTGGCAAAATTACACGCCACCAGCtataaaattaacaaagag GAGCCACattattttgataaatattgtaatagcaTGTTTGATATGCCTAACATAATGGAAGACGAAATGATGACTAGTGGCATTAGCAACTTTATTGATTTTCTAAACGAGACACCAGCACTGCGTCAGTATGTGCCGTATTTCGAgccatttagaaaaaatttgttgcaaaagTGCCTGGCTGGTTTTCATGAACTCCGCGATGCACCCAAAGCAGATGGCTACTATGCGATGTGCCATGGTGATTTTCATGGGAAAAATATGATGTTCAAACATGACCCGGTTACTGGCAAATGTGAAGACGTAATGCTGCTCGACTACCAGGTCAGCTATGTAGGTCCCATAGTCAATGACTTATTGTACTCCCAATACCTGCTGCTCGACGCGGATTTGCGTAAAATTTATCCCGAAATCCTACATCACTATTTCACCGTTTTTGCcagcactttgaaaaaaatcggcTTTCAGGGTGAAATGCCAAAACTAGTGAGATTAAGGCAACAACTCCTGGAGCACAAGCATTACG agCTTTTCCTAGCAACCAGTGTTCTGCCAATGGTTTATGCTTTCCAAGACCCGAAAACCGATTTGAATGACTTGATGACTTCCAACGATTACCGACGCACATTATATCATGCTAAAGTGTACACTGATGAGCTGCACGAGTTGCTTCCGAAGTTACTGCACTTAGGTTATTTTGAGGATTAG